From a region of the Triticum aestivum cultivar Chinese Spring chromosome 7D, IWGSC CS RefSeq v2.1, whole genome shotgun sequence genome:
- the LOC123164074 gene encoding E4 SUMO-protein ligase PIAL2 encodes MSGGAALASQPQPSAPPSQPQQQQAREQLKKAVEMNAVRLQAIGERIRGHFRGGSYALAPADLSHLVYALARGIDYALSGGDIPKIAGEIPDTLRKVYELRKDPFLQSSVMVLIISCKNACKNKWFQPSDYIDILRMADELSGSFCTNSSEPANDSTVLEIISTVMPRYYPKLKFDRLITSLEAKVGYDILMADFFIHRNLPKHEKICLVVVQKENLDVSSCIASPQHVSFLVNGKGVDKRTNVSMETGPQFPTDITKMLKYGANIVQAVGYFTANYIIAVAVVNNLMSFDVPKLSAYAQPVTTDLPDSDSDMLLEGPSRVSLKCPISFRRVQTPVKGHLCKHHQCFDYDSYMDINSRKPTWRCPCCNTPSNFIDIRIDQEMAKILQETGNDIMDVLVFPDGSWKAVSVHDEKSDKHGDAIQQNENTVETDATPSDVIDLINKDDDGDLPMSSASPSEDLKPVLNSQDISVMDYLPDFPLSTAAQSEDMYVGGGTSTSGQNSLPSSSGGPGSSSIGTLESILPRDILQMQPATTRAISPSETSNLASAMQQVSQGYPNIMQMQSQLDSLLRSAHHTRNVRREPVAVQALAVPQHNSSRRVQANVSNCPPPTPQSISPSSNYQAHHVTNADSVITSMVNGVGPLSRAPDGSSPFHLQPTQQDMRNMPNHQRGRVMGLAANPFMHMRPPTGGPGQGRGANAYGAPYPQQYQQYDQRQFDNLIGQLVNRGGAVSQAIPGHLYVPQQSQAMRTQAVSRQSTPPLQPRVQSPGLAPTAPRVQSPGLAPTVPRVQSPGLAPTVPRVQSPGLAPTVPRVQSPGLPPSPTPATPLLEDSDVPEIEMDPNWQPTGQMRGSLVGSAYDQAIERYLQPGGGQRTNQARPPGR; translated from the exons atgtccggcggcgccgccCTAGCCTCCCAGCCCCAGCCCTCCGCGCCCCCGTcgcagccgcagcagcagcaggccAGGGAGCAGCTGAAGAAGGCGGTGGAGATGAACGCGGTCCGCCTCCAGGCCATCGGCGAGCGGATCAGGGGCCACTTCCGCGGCGGCTCCTACGCGCTCGCCCCCGCCGACCTCTCCCACCTCGTCTACGCCCTCGCCAG GGGGATCGATTACGCGCTGTCGGGCGGTGACATTCCTAAGATCGCGGGTGAAATACCAGACACTTTGAGAAAG GTATATGAGCTGAGGAAGGATCCATTTCTACAATCTTCTGTCATGGTACTGATCATATCATGCAAG AATGCTTGTAAAAACAAATGGTTTCAGCCTTCAGATTACATTGATATTCTCAGAATGGCTGATGAG CTATCCGGCAGCTTCTGCACGAACAGTAGCGAGCCAGCTAATGACAGCACCGTGCTTGAAATCATTTCAACAGTAATGCCAAG GTATTATCCTAAGTTGAAGTTCGACCGTCTAATCACTTCGCTGGAAGCAAAG GTTGGATATGATATTTTGATGGCTGACTTCTTTATTCATAGAAATCTACCTAAACATGAAAAGATT TGTCTAGTTGTTGTCCAAAAGGAAAATTTAGATGTCTCATCATGTATCGCAAGCCCCCAGCATGTGAG CTTTTTAGTAAACGGAAAAGGTGTGGACAAGAGGACTAATGTTTCAATG GAAACAGGACCCCAGTTCCCCACGGATATCACTAAGATGCTCAAATATGGTGCAAACATTGTACAAGCCGTTGGATATTTTACTG CTAACTACATCATAGCTGTAGCAGTTGTGAACAATTTGATGTCTTTTGATGTTCCAAAACTCAGTGCCTATGCCCAACCAGTCACAACAGATCTTCCTG ATTCAGATTCAGATATGCTACTGGAAGGGCCATCAAGAGTTTCCCTAAAGTGCCCCATAAG TTTTAGGCGTGTGCAAACCCCAGTTAAAGGGCATCTATGCAAACACCATCAG TGTTTTGATTATGACAGTTACATGGATATTAACTCGAGGAAACCAACCTGGCGCTGTCCATGTTGTAATACTCCTTCAAATTTCATTGACATTCGAATTGATCAAGAGATGGCCAAG ATTTTACAAGAGACTGGTAATGATATCATGGATGTTCTTGTATTCCCTGATGGATCTTGGAAAGCTGTTTCAGTTCATGATGAGAAATCAGATAAACATGGTGATGCAATTCAGCAGAATGAGAATACTGTAGAAACTGATGCAACTCCTTCGGATGTTATAGACCTAATAAACAAGGATGATGATGGTGATCTGCCTATGAGCTCGGCATCTCCCTCAGAAGATTTGAAGCCTGTGTTGAATAGTCAAGATATATCTGTCATGGACTATCTTCCGGATTTCCCTCTAAGCACAGCTGCTCAGTCAGAAGATATGTATGTAGGAGGTGGAACTTCAACTTCTGGCCAAAATTCGTTACCATCATCTAGTGGTGGACCTGGCTCTAGTTCAATTGGGACCTTGGAGTCTATTCTCCCTAGAGATATCCTGCAAATGCAACCTGCTACCACACGTGCCATCTCTCCTTCTGAAACCTCCAATTTAGCATCTGCCATGCAACAAGTTTCACAAGGATACCCCAATATTATGCAGATGCAATCACAGCTAGATTCTTTACTTCGATCAGCACATCATACTAGAAATGTCAGGAGAGAGCCTGTAGCAGTCCAGGCTCTGGCAGTGCCACAACATAATTCATCTAGAAGGGTGCAGGCAAATGTCTCGAATTGTCCACCTCCCACCCCACAGTCCATTTCACCTTCTTCAAACTACCAAGCACATCATGTGACAAATGCAGACAGTGTAATCACATCGATGGTTAATGGTGTTGGGCCACTCTCAAGGGCTCCTGATGGTTCCTCACCATTCCATCTACAGCCGACACAACAG GATATGCGCAACATGCCAAACCATCAACGTGGTCGGGTTATGGGCCTTGCTGCAAATCCCTTCATGCATATGAGACCGCCGACAGGAGGCCCAGGACAGGGTAGAGGTGCTAATGCCTATGGAGCTCCCTACCCTCAACAATATCAGCAATATGACCAGCGACAATTCGACAATCTAATAGGCCAACTGGTGAACCGAGGGGGTGCAGTTAGCCAGGCCATACCAGGCCATCTCTACGTTCCCCAGCAGAGCCAGGCAATGAGAACTCAAGCAGTGTCCCGACAGTCAACTCCACCATTGCAACCGCGCGTGCAGTCTCCTGGTCTAGCACCTACTGCTCCGCGTGTGCAGTCTCCTGGCCTAGCACCCACTGTTCCGCGTGTGCAGTCTCCTGGCCTAGCACCCACTGTTCCGCGTGTGCAGTCTCCTGGCCTAGCACCCACTGTTCCGCGTGTGCAGTCTCCTGGTCTACCACCCTCTCCGACTCCCGCTACGCCCCTCCTCGAGGACTCCGATGTCCCCGAGATCGAGATGGATCCGAACTGGCAGCCCACGGGGCAGATGAGGGGGAGCCTGGTAGGCTCTGCTTACGATCAAGCAATCGAACGGTATCTGCAGCCTGGTGGTGGTCAGCGGACAAATCAGGCTCGGCCACCTGGCAGGTAA